A genomic region of Deinococcus sp. KSM4-11 contains the following coding sequences:
- the nusB gene encoding transcription antitermination factor NusB, which yields MTRRRDRAAKPVGTRRAAREFVFRALFEAQRGDQTLRAAFTRAEGAMRDGDDTFVPLSDDALVFANELMNGLLEHQDEIDSTLKRTIRGWSFEQMAQTDLNILRLATLEMMFRPEPHPPVIESAVRIARKFGGEDSGRFVNGVLAGLSRNLSTAPAPPADRSDE from the coding sequence TTGACCCGTCGCCGCGACCGGGCCGCGAAACCGGTGGGCACCCGCCGGGCTGCGCGCGAATTCGTGTTCCGCGCGCTGTTCGAGGCGCAGCGGGGCGACCAGACCCTGCGGGCTGCCTTCACCCGTGCCGAGGGAGCCATGCGCGACGGCGACGACACCTTTGTGCCCCTCAGTGACGATGCGCTGGTGTTCGCCAATGAGCTCATGAACGGCCTGCTGGAGCACCAGGACGAGATCGACAGCACCCTGAAGCGCACCATCCGCGGCTGGAGCTTCGAGCAGATGGCGCAGACCGATCTGAACATCCTGCGCCTGGCCACGCTGGAGATGATGTTCCGCCCGGAACCGCACCCCCCTGTGATCGAGAGCGCCGTGCGGATCGCGCGGAAGTTCGGTGGCGAGGACTCGGGCCGCTTCGTGAACGGCGTTCTCGCCGGCCTGAGCCGCAACCTGAGCACGGCCCCGGCGCCACCGGCCGACCGGAGCGACGAGTGA
- the folD gene encoding bifunctional methylenetetrahydrofolate dehydrogenase/methenyltetrahydrofolate cyclohydrolase FolD, whose protein sequence is MTTGTAIRLAGPPAAEALIAAAAAQAATLATPPNLVIVRVGDDPASVSYVRGKAKKAGESGLRSTVHALPESTSQAEVLALIATLNADADVNGILVQLPLPAHIREDVVLEAIHPDKDVDGLHPMNVGRLWSGRPSLAPCTPAGVMALLAHYGIPVAGQRVVIVGRSLLVGRPLAGLMLAADATVTVAHSRTRDLGRVTREADLLVAAVGRAHLITPDMVKLGAVVIDVGINRVPGEDGKAHLTGDVHPDVATVASAVTPVPGGIGPMTVAQLMMNTVLAASRQSGGASGDLVR, encoded by the coding sequence GTGACGACGGGCACCGCCATCCGCCTGGCGGGCCCGCCTGCCGCCGAGGCGCTGATCGCCGCCGCTGCTGCCCAGGCGGCCACGCTCGCCACTCCCCCGAACCTCGTGATCGTGCGGGTGGGGGACGATCCGGCCAGCGTCAGCTACGTGCGTGGCAAGGCAAAGAAGGCCGGCGAGTCCGGCCTGCGCAGCACGGTTCATGCCCTGCCCGAGAGCACGTCCCAGGCCGAGGTGCTGGCCCTGATCGCCACCCTGAACGCCGACGCCGACGTGAATGGCATCCTGGTGCAGTTGCCGCTGCCGGCCCACATCCGTGAGGACGTGGTGCTGGAGGCCATCCACCCCGACAAGGACGTGGACGGCCTCCACCCCATGAACGTGGGCCGTCTGTGGTCGGGTCGGCCCAGCCTAGCTCCATGTACGCCCGCCGGGGTCATGGCGCTGCTGGCGCACTACGGCATCCCGGTGGCTGGGCAGCGGGTCGTGATCGTGGGCCGCAGTCTGCTGGTGGGCCGCCCCCTGGCCGGGCTGATGCTCGCTGCCGACGCGACGGTCACCGTGGCACACAGCCGCACCCGCGATCTGGGCCGCGTGACCCGCGAGGCCGACCTGCTGGTGGCCGCCGTGGGCCGCGCACACCTGATCACCCCGGACATGGTGAAGCTCGGCGCGGTCGTCATCGACGTCGGCATCAACCGGGTTCCCGGCGAGGACGGCAAGGCGCACCTGACCGGCGATGTACACCCGGACGTGGCCACTGTCGCCTCTGCGGTCACGCCGGTGCCGGGCGGCATCGGGCCGATGACCGTGGCGCAGCTCATGATGAACACGGTGCTGGCCGCGTCGCGGCAATCCGGTGGAGCGTCGGGTGACCTCGTTCGCTGA
- a CDS encoding BMP family protein has product MKKILTLALAMTATLASAQSLRVGMAYDAGGKFDKSFNQSAYEGSLRAVKSLGIQVKDFEPSDPSQVIQGIRSFANEGFDLTIGVGFANNASISQVAKENPDLYFGLVDDVSPEKNVASLTFSEEQGSYLVGYLAAMNSSTGVVGFVGGMDIPLIHKFEAGYTAGVKAANPSAKVIAQYVGTTPDAWNNPGKAKEIAGSMRSKGADIIFAAAGASGNGVIDYVKQTQCVKAANLPSGVKFMSDNFAKVPKSAGYKSACAGNTRPLFFIGVDSNQNYLGDFDKNPATLNHGLTSMLKRVDNAVYSLISDVKNNKFKGGQKVFGLKEGGVGYAVDQYNKALISSAQVLKVEAAKAKIISGAIKVPTK; this is encoded by the coding sequence ATGAAGAAGATCCTGACCCTGGCCCTCGCCATGACCGCCACCCTTGCCTCGGCCCAGAGCCTGCGCGTCGGCATGGCCTACGACGCCGGCGGCAAATTCGACAAGAGCTTCAACCAGAGCGCCTACGAGGGCAGCCTGCGCGCCGTGAAGAGCCTCGGCATCCAGGTCAAGGACTTCGAGCCCAGCGACCCCAGCCAGGTCATCCAGGGCATCCGCTCCTTCGCCAACGAGGGCTTCGACCTGACCATCGGCGTGGGCTTCGCCAACAACGCCAGCATCTCGCAGGTCGCCAAGGAAAACCCAGACCTGTACTTCGGTCTGGTCGATGACGTCTCCCCCGAGAAGAACGTCGCCAGCCTGACCTTCAGCGAGGAGCAGGGCTCGTACCTGGTCGGGTACCTGGCGGCCATGAACTCCAGCACCGGCGTGGTGGGCTTCGTGGGCGGCATGGACATCCCCCTGATCCACAAGTTCGAGGCCGGGTACACAGCGGGCGTGAAGGCCGCGAACCCCAGCGCGAAGGTCATCGCGCAGTACGTGGGCACCACCCCGGACGCCTGGAACAACCCTGGCAAGGCCAAGGAAATCGCGGGCAGCATGCGCTCCAAGGGCGCGGATATCATCTTCGCCGCCGCCGGGGCCAGCGGCAACGGCGTGATCGACTACGTGAAGCAGACGCAGTGCGTGAAGGCCGCAAACCTGCCCTCCGGCGTGAAGTTCATGTCCGACAACTTCGCCAAGGTGCCCAAGAGCGCCGGGTACAAGAGCGCGTGCGCCGGCAACACCCGCCCGCTGTTCTTCATCGGCGTGGACAGCAACCAGAACTACCTGGGCGACTTCGACAAGAACCCCGCCACCCTGAACCACGGCCTGACCTCCATGCTCAAGCGCGTGGACAACGCCGTGTACAGCCTGATCAGCGACGTCAAGAACAACAAGTTCAAGGGCGGCCAGAAGGTCTTCGGCCTGAAGGAAGGCGGCGTGGGCTACGCCGTCGACCAGTACAACAAGGCCCTGATCTCCAGCGCGCAGGTGCTGAAGGTCGAGGCGGCCAAGGCCAAGATCATCAGCGGCGCGATCAAGGTGCCCACCAAGTAA
- a CDS encoding Asp23/Gls24 family envelope stress response protein yields MATPEVEISKHVLLDIASTTLDGIEGASVAPATLKVGEVLRQQPNARRPRALRVTREGGDVTVDVGLNVDYGLNLVALSQQAQRAVRENIELMTGLNVKAVNVTVQNVCLPKGPLS; encoded by the coding sequence ATGGCAACACCCGAAGTGGAGATCAGCAAACACGTGCTGCTGGACATCGCCAGCACCACCCTGGACGGCATCGAGGGCGCGTCCGTCGCGCCCGCCACCCTAAAGGTCGGTGAGGTGCTGCGCCAGCAGCCGAACGCCCGCCGCCCCCGCGCCCTGCGCGTTACCCGTGAGGGCGGCGACGTGACGGTGGATGTCGGCCTGAACGTCGACTACGGGCTGAACTTGGTGGCACTCTCTCAGCAGGCCCAGCGGGCCGTGCGGGAGAACATCGAACTGATGACCGGCCTGAACGTGAAGGCCGTGAACGTCACGGTGCAGAACGTGTGTCTGCCGAAAGGGCCACTCTCTTGA
- a CDS encoding divergent PAP2 family protein, translating to MGNRWLWTAVLSSTGAQVIKVLLILLFERRWRPTAFMETGGMPSSHSAMVAALTTGIALTEGMHSPLFAASAVFALIVMYDATGVRHSSGQQARLLNDLVDELRAVVREGFAPTPLRVLLGHTYLEVLAGTLIGIAAGFIAFRLLP from the coding sequence ATGGGGAACCGCTGGTTGTGGACGGCCGTGCTGTCCTCGACCGGCGCGCAGGTGATCAAGGTGCTGTTGATCCTGCTGTTCGAGCGCCGCTGGCGGCCCACCGCGTTCATGGAGACCGGTGGGATGCCCAGCAGCCACTCCGCGATGGTTGCAGCCCTCACGACCGGCATTGCCCTGACGGAGGGCATGCACAGTCCATTGTTTGCGGCGAGTGCGGTGTTTGCCCTGATCGTCATGTACGACGCGACCGGCGTGAGGCACAGCAGCGGCCAGCAGGCCCGGCTCCTGAACGACCTGGTCGATGAACTGCGCGCCGTCGTGCGCGAGGGCTTCGCGCCCACACCCCTGCGGGTGCTGTTGGGGCACACCTACCTGGAAGTGCTGGCCGGGACGCTGATCGGCATTGCG
- a CDS encoding DNA repair protein RecN, which produces MTRKARAARPAEAAPPPAPVAGPQLSRLEVRHLATIRDLTLDFTGGFTVFTGETGAGKSIIVDALGLLLGARSNTDLIRSGEEHLLVTGFWDEEAASRKVNAQGRSTARLDGEVVSVRELQDWAQQRLTIHWQHSAVSLLSPANQRALLDKQLPGDLTAYATAYRAWQDARTRLETLRASQRERARQLDLLQFQADEIAEVNPQAGEEEPLQADLGRLANLDTIAQGAAGALNLITDGDENAVGFLAEAVRSLNAGARYDPTTAALQNELRAALESIQAVAGELRGVADDNAPDPEELARVEARLGALGKLRTKYGPTLEDVIDFHAQVEQELAALTRDEQDAGTLDHEVERLHGDVLSVGRSLDAARIGQAGPLAAQLVAIIRELGMPHARLEFRLHPAPEPTAHGLSDVTLHFTANPGEDLAPLADVASGGELSRVMLAISTVLGADTPAVVFDEVDAGIGGSAAIAVAEQLRRLARTRQVFVVTHLAQIAARADHHYLVTKRIEDGRTVSAVERLDDAQRLDEIARMLSGNTSDAARSHARELLQGSAGVPST; this is translated from the coding sequence GTGACCCGCAAGGCCCGCGCCGCACGTCCTGCCGAAGCTGCTCCTCCACCTGCCCCGGTGGCCGGGCCGCAGCTGAGCCGGTTGGAAGTGCGGCACCTAGCGACCATCCGGGATCTCACGCTGGACTTCACCGGCGGCTTCACGGTGTTTACCGGCGAGACCGGTGCGGGCAAGAGCATCATCGTGGACGCGCTGGGCCTGCTGCTCGGCGCGCGGTCGAACACCGACCTGATCCGCAGCGGCGAGGAGCACCTGCTCGTGACGGGTTTCTGGGATGAGGAGGCCGCGAGCCGCAAGGTGAACGCCCAGGGGCGCAGCACGGCCCGGCTGGACGGCGAGGTCGTGAGCGTGCGCGAGTTGCAGGACTGGGCGCAGCAGCGACTCACCATCCACTGGCAGCACAGCGCGGTCAGCCTGCTGAGTCCAGCAAACCAGCGGGCGCTCCTGGACAAGCAACTTCCCGGCGACCTGACCGCCTATGCCACGGCTTATCGGGCGTGGCAGGATGCCCGGACGCGCCTGGAGACCCTGCGGGCCTCGCAGCGTGAGCGGGCCCGGCAACTCGACCTGCTGCAGTTCCAGGCTGATGAGATCGCGGAGGTGAACCCTCAGGCGGGAGAGGAGGAACCCCTGCAGGCAGATCTGGGTCGCCTCGCGAACCTGGATACCATCGCCCAGGGCGCGGCCGGAGCCCTGAACCTGATCACCGATGGCGACGAGAACGCCGTGGGCTTTCTGGCCGAGGCGGTGCGCTCCCTCAACGCGGGAGCCCGCTACGATCCCACGACCGCCGCCCTCCAGAACGAGCTGCGGGCCGCCCTGGAGAGCATCCAGGCCGTCGCCGGTGAGCTGCGGGGTGTCGCCGACGACAACGCCCCCGATCCGGAGGAACTCGCCCGCGTCGAGGCGCGACTGGGTGCCCTCGGGAAGCTGCGGACGAAGTACGGGCCCACGCTGGAAGACGTGATCGACTTCCACGCGCAGGTCGAGCAGGAGCTCGCCGCCCTGACCCGCGACGAGCAGGATGCCGGCACCCTGGATCACGAGGTGGAACGCCTCCATGGTGACGTTCTTTCTGTCGGGCGCTCGCTCGACGCGGCCCGTATCGGGCAGGCCGGGCCCCTGGCCGCGCAGCTGGTGGCCATCATCCGCGAGCTGGGCATGCCGCACGCCCGGCTCGAATTCCGACTGCACCCGGCGCCGGAACCCACGGCGCACGGCCTGAGCGACGTGACCCTGCACTTCACCGCCAACCCCGGCGAAGACCTGGCGCCCCTGGCCGACGTCGCCTCGGGAGGGGAGCTGTCGCGTGTGATGCTCGCCATCAGTACCGTGCTCGGCGCAGACACGCCCGCTGTGGTGTTCGACGAGGTGGATGCCGGGATCGGCGGGTCGGCAGCCATCGCGGTGGCCGAGCAGTTGCGGCGGCTGGCCCGCACGCGGCAGGTCTTCGTCGTGACCCACCTCGCGCAGATCGCGGCCCGCGCCGATCACCATTACCTGGTCACCAAACGCATCGAGGACGGCCGGACCGTGAGTGCCGTGGAGCGCCTGGACGACGCCCAGCGGCTGGACGAGATTGCCCGCATGCTCAGCGGCAACACCTCCGACGCCGCCCGGAGCCACGCGCGGGAATTGCTGCAGGGCTCTGCCGGGGTTCCCTCCACCTGA
- the ligA gene encoding NAD-dependent DNA ligase LigA: protein MDQPALERYLALSQEVARHNRAYHEHDAPEIADSDYDALVRELRALEAAHPEWAERAADEAGTGSTPAQAVGGAPSVAFQPVTHPTPMTSLDNVFGDAELGEWREKLARALNLPADSDEFTFTGELKIDGLSVNIYYLDGELQWAATRGNGRVGEIVTAQVLTVPGIPTTLPGLKGELEVRGEVYMSRADFAAFNAQAEELGTPLLKNPRNGAAGALRQKDPEVTRSRNLRAIFYMLGRRDGVPVTTQAGVLAWLAAQGFPVSAYTETLHGIAAAADYHARMIARRQSFEFDADGTVLKLDPLREQEEAGFTSRAPRWAIAYKFPVEEVETVLEAITINVGRTGKLAPLAHLSPRLIEGSTVSRATLHNEDFIRDLDLHIGDTVVVRKSGGVIPQIMRVLPEKRPEGAVAYTFPTHCPECGHEAVRAEGDANTYCPNPACPSQQFERLRYFVARGAMDIRGIGEKLIAQLLEGQLVRDAADFYHLTAEQLSALERGGGKKAQNVLAQLEASKTRPLWRLVNALGVNHVGERNAQALASAFGTLDALLAATAEQIEAVPGLGGVIAESVAGALADPSMRDLIARLRAAGLNPQEAAVRRGEQLKGLNFVITGTLSRPRDSIKAQLEGAGGRVTGSVTGKTSYLIAGEEAGSKLDRARELEVAVLDESGLDALLRDRGVPGPDAAEPDGAASV, encoded by the coding sequence ATGGATCAGCCCGCGTTGGAGCGGTACCTTGCCCTCAGTCAAGAGGTCGCCCGGCACAACCGCGCGTACCACGAACACGACGCTCCGGAGATCGCCGACAGCGACTACGACGCCCTGGTGCGCGAGTTGAGGGCATTGGAGGCCGCCCACCCGGAGTGGGCCGAGCGGGCGGCCGACGAGGCCGGAACGGGCAGCACACCCGCACAGGCCGTTGGGGGCGCTCCCAGCGTCGCCTTCCAGCCGGTCACGCACCCCACCCCGATGACCAGCCTGGACAATGTCTTCGGTGATGCCGAGCTGGGCGAGTGGCGCGAAAAGCTGGCCCGGGCCCTGAATCTGCCCGCAGACTCGGACGAATTCACCTTCACTGGAGAGCTGAAGATCGATGGGTTGAGCGTGAATATCTATTACCTGGACGGCGAACTGCAGTGGGCCGCCACGCGCGGCAACGGCCGGGTCGGCGAGATCGTGACCGCGCAGGTGCTGACCGTGCCGGGCATTCCCACCACCCTCCCCGGCCTGAAGGGCGAACTGGAGGTGCGCGGCGAGGTGTACATGAGCCGCGCCGATTTTGCCGCGTTCAACGCCCAGGCCGAGGAACTCGGTACGCCGCTGCTGAAGAATCCCCGCAACGGCGCGGCCGGAGCGCTACGGCAGAAGGATCCAGAGGTCACGCGCTCTCGCAACCTAAGGGCGATCTTCTACATGCTCGGCAGGCGTGACGGCGTGCCCGTGACCACCCAGGCTGGCGTCCTGGCGTGGCTGGCCGCCCAGGGCTTTCCGGTCAGCGCGTACACCGAGACCCTGCACGGCATTGCCGCCGCTGCCGACTATCACGCGCGCATGATCGCCCGCCGGCAGAGCTTCGAGTTCGATGCCGACGGCACGGTGCTGAAACTCGACCCGCTGAGGGAACAGGAGGAGGCCGGCTTCACCAGCCGCGCTCCGCGCTGGGCCATCGCGTACAAATTTCCGGTCGAGGAAGTCGAGACGGTGCTGGAGGCCATCACCATCAACGTGGGGCGCACCGGCAAACTCGCGCCGCTGGCCCACCTGAGTCCTCGGCTGATCGAGGGCAGCACCGTCAGCCGGGCCACCCTTCACAACGAGGACTTCATCCGCGACCTCGACCTGCACATCGGGGACACCGTGGTCGTCCGGAAGTCCGGCGGAGTTATTCCGCAGATCATGCGGGTGCTGCCCGAGAAGCGTCCGGAAGGAGCGGTGGCCTACACCTTCCCGACCCACTGCCCGGAGTGCGGGCACGAGGCCGTGCGGGCCGAGGGCGACGCGAACACGTACTGCCCGAACCCGGCGTGTCCCTCGCAGCAGTTCGAGCGGTTGCGGTACTTCGTGGCGCGCGGCGCGATGGACATCCGGGGCATCGGCGAGAAACTGATCGCGCAACTGCTGGAAGGGCAGCTCGTGCGCGACGCGGCCGATTTCTACCACCTGACCGCCGAGCAGCTCTCGGCCCTGGAACGCGGCGGCGGCAAGAAGGCCCAGAATGTCCTGGCGCAACTGGAGGCCAGCAAGACCCGCCCGCTGTGGCGGCTCGTGAATGCCCTCGGGGTGAACCACGTGGGGGAACGGAACGCCCAGGCCCTCGCCAGCGCCTTCGGAACCCTCGACGCGCTGCTGGCTGCGACGGCTGAACAGATCGAGGCGGTTCCCGGCCTGGGCGGCGTCATCGCCGAGAGCGTCGCAGGAGCGCTGGCCGATCCCAGCATGCGCGACCTGATCGCCCGCCTGCGCGCCGCCGGACTGAACCCGCAGGAAGCGGCGGTTCGGCGGGGCGAGCAGCTCAAGGGCCTGAACTTCGTGATCACCGGTACGCTCTCCAGACCCCGAGACAGCATTAAGGCGCAGCTCGAAGGGGCCGGTGGGCGCGTGACCGGCAGCGTGACTGGTAAGACCTCCTACCTAATCGCCGGCGAGGAAGCGGGGAGCAAACTCGACCGGGCGCGTGAACTGGAGGTTGCCGTGCTCGATGAATCCGGCCTGGACGCGCTGCTCCGCGACCGGGGCGTGCCCGGCCCGGACGCGGCCGAACCGGACGGCGCCGCCAGCGTCTAG
- a CDS encoding protease complex subunit PrcB family protein: MNRTLQRLLLVAPAALSGCRATGSGSLDVHEALLYGAAREHVVWVYGTLAGEDRGQVTLNGQSTVLTAGAPDGALVPGTLSVNGKATYRFASQPLNAPFSAAETGTGTIQVTHRDSSVAAAFYTDGTRWTRLEGTTGTVGLRQTATLRGAGNLTDAEADSLGAALLHQGPLVVAVLTEGSLPDAALKVDPAPARYLRTGLYLSAPTRPAGSSPITTPPTTGGSVEFTVLASGTNASVTTGGVEIASTQAEIDALLARVNGRQTSAATSTPTGGTVIGVFLGQRPTGGYSVRVLSVSKADNVLTVRVQVHAPGPGAITTQALTSPWTLIRVPGTYAQVRVVDMLGQPLPTGGTGRTDR; this comes from the coding sequence ATGAACCGCACCTTGCAGAGGCTGCTCCTGGTCGCGCCCGCCGCATTGTCCGGGTGCCGTGCGACCGGCTCCGGTTCGCTCGATGTCCACGAGGCGTTGCTGTACGGCGCAGCGCGTGAACACGTGGTCTGGGTGTATGGAACCCTGGCCGGAGAGGATCGGGGGCAGGTGACCCTGAACGGTCAGTCCACTGTTCTGACGGCGGGTGCTCCAGACGGTGCCCTGGTGCCGGGCACACTGAGCGTCAACGGGAAGGCCACCTACCGCTTCGCCTCCCAGCCCCTGAACGCGCCCTTCTCCGCCGCTGAGACGGGAACGGGCACCATCCAGGTCACGCACCGCGATTCCAGCGTGGCCGCCGCGTTCTACACCGACGGCACCCGCTGGACGCGGTTGGAGGGCACCACCGGCACCGTGGGCCTGCGTCAGACGGCCACGCTGCGGGGCGCGGGCAACCTCACCGACGCCGAGGCCGACAGCCTGGGAGCGGCCCTGCTTCACCAGGGGCCATTGGTCGTGGCCGTACTGACGGAGGGCAGTCTGCCGGACGCGGCCCTGAAGGTCGATCCGGCTCCCGCACGCTATCTGCGTACGGGCCTGTACCTCAGTGCACCGACCAGACCGGCCGGTTCCAGCCCCATCACCACTCCCCCCACAACCGGAGGTTCTGTGGAGTTCACGGTTCTTGCCAGCGGCACGAATGCCAGCGTCACCACGGGGGGCGTGGAGATCGCCAGCACCCAGGCCGAGATTGACGCCCTCCTCGCTCGGGTGAATGGTCGGCAGACCAGTGCGGCCACTTCAACCCCCACCGGAGGCACGGTCATCGGCGTGTTCCTCGGGCAGCGGCCCACCGGCGGCTACAGCGTGCGGGTGCTCAGCGTGTCCAAGGCCGACAACGTACTGACCGTTCGCGTGCAGGTGCATGCCCCCGGCCCCGGTGCCATCACCACGCAGGCCCTCACCAGTCCGTGGACGCTGATCCGGGTGCCGGGCACATACGCGCAGGTACGGGTCGTGGACATGCTGGGCCAGCCCCTGCCCACCGGTGGAACCGGCCGCACCGACCGCTGA
- a CDS encoding DoxX family membrane protein, whose translation MPNQTDLALALIRIATGGVFIVHGWQKIFAAGLTGVAAQYAAVGVPLPLLVVPVTATLELLGGLLLLLGLGARGLAGVLGALTVVVSAFRWLHGALSEPALETSVLLMAGSAAILLGGAGRPSVEQYRVKAAPPQARLKRGR comes from the coding sequence GTGCCGAACCAAACGGATCTGGCCCTGGCCCTCATCAGGATCGCCACGGGTGGCGTGTTCATCGTGCACGGTTGGCAGAAGATCTTCGCGGCTGGACTCACGGGCGTGGCCGCGCAGTACGCGGCGGTCGGCGTGCCTCTGCCACTGCTGGTCGTGCCCGTGACGGCAACCCTGGAACTGCTGGGCGGTCTGCTGCTGCTCCTGGGCCTCGGCGCTAGAGGACTGGCCGGCGTGCTGGGCGCCTTGACCGTGGTCGTGAGCGCGTTCCGCTGGCTGCACGGCGCCCTCTCCGAGCCGGCGCTGGAAACGTCGGTGCTCCTGATGGCGGGAAGTGCCGCCATCCTGCTCGGCGGCGCCGGACGACCTAGTGTCGAGCAGTACCGGGTGAAAGCCGCCCCTCCGCAGGCTCGGCTGAAACGCGGCCGGTAG